ATTCTTAAAACTATTTACAGAAGCAACTTATCCTCAGGAAGCGCTGGAAAAGCGAAAATCACAAAAAAAATTGGGGATTAAACTCCAGAAAGAAAAGTCCTCCATTAGAGCCACTCAGCTATTTCGTCAATCTCTTTTTGGTCTGGATCATCCTTATGGCACAATACCATTGGAGGAACATGTGGACGAAGTCACTCAAGATCGCCTGTTTTTTTATTACCGAGAAATGCTCTGGCAGGAAATGGAGATCTTTGTCAGCGGAAAGCTTTCAGAATCTGAACTACAACAATTAACCTTTAAACTAGGGAAACTACCCAATAGAAAAGCTACCAATCAAACTCTTTTGCCCGATTCAAAAACACAATTATTATGGGAAGAGTCAAGAGAAAATGCGGTACAAAGTAGTATTCGAATGGGTTGTCTTTCTATTCCAAAAACGCATCCGGATTACATTGGGTTATCGGTATTCAACACTATTCTGGGAGGTTACTTTGGTTCTCGATTAATCAAAAATATCCGAGAAGATAAAGGACATACTTATGGGATTTTTTCTAGCCTTGGAGAAATTGGTGACATCAACTACTGGGTAGTTGCGGCAGATGTTCAAAAAGCATTTTACCAAGAAGTGATCGATGAGATTTATTTAGAAATTGATAGATTAATAGAAGAGCCTACCTCTGATGATGAAATTGAAGTAGTTAGGAACTACATGATCGGACAAATGCTCTCCCGCTTTAGTTCATCTTTTGATTTAATGGACAGGTTTAGATCAGTCCATCAAAGCGGATTGGATTTCAATTTCTATTTTGACAAACTTGGCTATTTAAAGACTTTCACTACGGAGGATATCCAAGCAATAGGAAGGAAATACTTTAAGGAAAAAGACTTTGTGAGAATAGTAGTCGGTTAATCAGGTAATTCTAACATATAGCCAAGCTAAATCAAGCTTAGTTTTCGACCAAATCTTATATATCCCAAACATAAGACTCTTTATTCCCAGCTCTTTTCCAAGCTCAATAAAGCCTTCGGCCACTTCAAAATTCCCTGACCATAATGCATGCTTGAGTTCGTATAGTAATCTTTTTTCAAGTGCTTTATTCTCACTCTCACTTTCATTCATCTCTTTGATTTTTTGACAAACAAGCAGCGTGCTTGGTAACATTACAGAGTGGTATGGAGTATATTGTCTGCTAGAAAGTGATTCGGAGTGTTTTCTTTTTAACACCCCTACATGATCCGAAAAAACGACGGGATATTCTCTTGCTAACCGAACCTGTATATCAAAATCTTCATAACTTAAGTTCTCATCATAGCCCCCCTCTTTTACTAAAATGGGTCTATTGAAAACAATGGTCGGTGAGCAGATATAATGATATTGAACCAAGGTTTCATAAATACGCTCAATTTCAATTTGCTTTCTTAACTCTCCTCCATTCCCCCTCTTATAAAAAGTCTGAATAAGTCCGCTTTCCTCCAAAATATAAGCATCTGAAAAAACAAAGGCAGCTTCTGGAGATTGCTTTAGGCAATCTATTGACATTGATAAATGATCTGGATAGAATACGTCATCTCCTGCAAGGTCGACCACATATTGGCTTTTTACTTGGCCCAAGGCAGCATTAAATGCTACAGGATAGGACAAAGGTTCATCATGTGAAATAAGCTGTACTGATAAAGTCCCGGATTTCTCGTTAATCCAATTTTGGATTACATCCAGGGATTTATCCTTGCTCCCATTGTCAATCACAATTAATTCCTTCCAAGAATAATCCTGAAGCCTCACACTTTCCAGACATTCCTCAACCCATTCTTCTTGATTGAAGCAAATACAAATGATTGTAACCGACTCAGATGTAAGCATTTTAGAGATTCTTTACCCAGGTAATCTTATTGGAAATATCATTTGAAAACCTGGATTTAAAAAATATTAAATCATGATTTGGTGAAACCTCTAGATCTGAGGAGCCTAAATCTATGATTTCCACCTTTTCTTCACTTGCCAATTTAAAGAGGTTATATAACATCAGCTCACCACCATATTTCACTTGAACCCTAGGATTGATAGCTGAAAGAAAATAATAAATCGTTTCAGGGAAAAGTTTGACTGCTAAGCTATGACCGATTGCTACCTCGCCCTGCATTAAACTAATCAAAAAATACCTGTCAGGGTATTCAGAAACCTGCTGAATAATTCTGTTTTCATCAAGATTAACATGATATCCCCTTTGCTGATTCCAAGCCCTTATATCTTGAAGGAAATTAAAATTATTGATTGAACAATTGCTAACTATTACTCCAGCATCCTTTGCTCTACTTTGATAGCGGGAATTCTCTTTCTTCAAGAACTTCTTTATCTTCTTTTTCCCAATAAAAAACTGATGGCTAAGCACTTGCTCCTGTTCAAACTTATTTTTAAACAATAAATAAGCTATCAGATCATGATTAATTTCATATGGTTTGGGTGCTTGAGTAAGCTCAATTTTTTTTATCCCTTTTTCTTTGAGATAAAACTCTACATGATTTAGAAATTCTTCCAAAGACTCAGAGCTCAATTTATCCGAAATAAAAAATCCCCCAAAGGGGGCTAATGGAAGTGACTTTGCTATTTGATCAGAATTTATCGAGAATAAAATACTTGCCTTTTCTTTACCCTTTTTAAGCCAAATAAAGTCCAAAAGGTCATCCCCAGGATTGGGGAAATTAGCGAGTAAGTACTTTCGTTCCTCCAGAAAGGATGAATCCACTCGCAATTCATAACCATCGCTAAATTCCTTTTTGTATGTTGTCAAACTCTAATTTGTTTCTGATATAATCTTGTTCTGAAAACTTTTGGTCTCCTAAACCAAGTAAAACTGCATTTTCACTAAACTGAATTGACAACCAATTCAAAGGAGGAACAACCAAGCCTTTGGAAGAGGAGTCTAAAATGAAATTCAATTTACGTTTATCGCAAGTGGTAACCTCAATAGTTAATTTACCTGCCATTGCAACAATCACCTGAGATTCTTTATAATGAGCATGGTCACCTCGGGTTTCCCCAGATTTTACATTGGAAATCCAAAAACACCTGAGGATTCCATTCGGAAACAAGACTTCGTTTTCCAGAAAATGCAAGGCTCCATTTTCGGTGCTATGGCCTGAAAACTCAATTATATAGGGTAATCTTTCTGATATTATTTCAGCATTTTCTTCTAATCCCATCAACCCTAAAAATAACAGAAATCAAACGGATTTACGGTTACTAAAAGGTTAAATTTCTAATTTAGTATTTCTAACAAAAAGTAAATTTTCCTTAGTGATGGAATCCCTTCCTCTTGACGACACTTATTTAACCATACAAAAAACAAGTGATGGATTATACAAAGACAGGAGTAGTAAATTCTTTTATTTCGCATTCCCCGTTAAGGAGGAAGAGGAAATCAAAGAAAAGCTCGGTGAATTAAGGAAAACCTATTATGATGCAAGACATCATTGCTTTGCCTATGTTCTTGGAAAAGAAGGAACTGTATTCCGGGCCGTTGATGATGGTGAACCAAATCATTCTGCTGGAGACCCGATTTTAGGTCAAATTCGTTCAAACAACCTAACGAATATCCTGATTGTGGTGGTACGATACTTCGGCGGAACAAAACTAGGAATGGGAGGCTTGATCCAAGCCTACAAAACCTCCGCGGCCTTAGCAATTGAAGAAAATGAAATTGTAGAAGAAAAGGTTATGGAAAGCGTTCAGATCCTTTTTGAATATCCTGCAATGAATGAAGTTATGAAATTGGTTAAATCCCATGACTTAACCATTCTAA
Above is a window of Algoriphagus machipongonensis DNA encoding:
- a CDS encoding M16 family metallopeptidase, which produces MELDRSKAPEFKVPEDFELSPPQKLTLENGANLFFTYTPNLEVVKIEVIGLGKKASLPLSQHLIPEFALALLQEGISTLNGEELAEYFDFHASEISPIQTFSHEGLSLLTTKAHLNPVLEVFLKLFTEATYPQEALEKRKSQKKLGIKLQKEKSSIRATQLFRQSLFGLDHPYGTIPLEEHVDEVTQDRLFFYYREMLWQEMEIFVSGKLSESELQQLTFKLGKLPNRKATNQTLLPDSKTQLLWEESRENAVQSSIRMGCLSIPKTHPDYIGLSVFNTILGGYFGSRLIKNIREDKGHTYGIFSSLGEIGDINYWVVAADVQKAFYQEVIDEIYLEIDRLIEEPTSDDEIEVVRNYMIGQMLSRFSSSFDLMDRFRSVHQSGLDFNFYFDKLGYLKTFTTEDIQAIGRKYFKEKDFVRIVVG
- a CDS encoding glycosyltransferase, whose translation is MLTSESVTIICICFNQEEWVEECLESVRLQDYSWKELIVIDNGSKDKSLDVIQNWINEKSGTLSVQLISHDEPLSYPVAFNAALGQVKSQYVVDLAGDDVFYPDHLSMSIDCLKQSPEAAFVFSDAYILEESGLIQTFYKRGNGGELRKQIEIERIYETLVQYHYICSPTIVFNRPILVKEGGYDENLSYEDFDIQVRLAREYPVVFSDHVGVLKRKHSESLSSRQYTPYHSVMLPSTLLVCQKIKEMNESESENKALEKRLLYELKHALWSGNFEVAEGFIELGKELGIKSLMFGIYKIWSKTKLDLAWLYVRIT
- a CDS encoding sugar 3,4-ketoisomerase, which encodes MGLEENAEIISERLPYIIEFSGHSTENGALHFLENEVLFPNGILRCFWISNVKSGETRGDHAHYKESQVIVAMAGKLTIEVTTCDKRKLNFILDSSSKGLVVPPLNWLSIQFSENAVLLGLGDQKFSEQDYIRNKLEFDNIQKGI
- a CDS encoding IMPACT family protein; the encoded protein is MESLPLDDTYLTIQKTSDGLYKDRSSKFFYFAFPVKEEEEIKEKLGELRKTYYDARHHCFAYVLGKEGTVFRAVDDGEPNHSAGDPILGQIRSNNLTNILIVVVRYFGGTKLGMGGLIQAYKTSAALAIEENEIVEEKVMESVQILFEYPAMNEVMKLVKSHDLTILNQEMALNCQMTLAYRKGIEEELIESLDSIETLQIKS